In one Nicotiana sylvestris chromosome 8, ASM39365v2, whole genome shotgun sequence genomic region, the following are encoded:
- the LOC104246827 gene encoding protein JINGUBANG-like gives MEYYGKRSLHSYFDKERRSSIQSPPRLSFNSHLKLSEHELLYSPSRSSNASATTMYSLMPPPSPDSPWTLSPLQTPSPSLLYHCIASLHRPEGTIYSIAIAKGIVFTGSESSRIRAWRQPDCIERGYLKATSGDVRAILVYGNMLFTSHKDHKIRIWNVNASDNFRGKKIITLPKSNYSFLKFPRSSSSNQHKDCISCMAYYHAEGLLYTGSWDKTVKTWRISDNRCVDSFLAHEDNVNSIVVNQEDGCVFTCSSDGSIKIWRRVYGQNSHTLTMTLKFQPSPVNALALSTSLNSCFLYSGSSDGFINFWEKEKTSGRFNHGGFLQGHRFSVLCLVAIEKLIISGSEDTTIRVWRREEGSCFHECLAVLDAHRGPVKCLAANLEIDKVVIGFLVYSASLDQTFKVWRIKVMPDENKVNISSEENHQQNGENKMKTMDYELNPVLSPSWVEKKLQGSHHFH, from the coding sequence ATGGAGTACTACGGCAAGAGAAGCCTCCATAGTTACTTTGATAAAGAAAGAAGATCATCAATACAATCCCCTCCTCGTCTTTCCTTCAATTCTCATCTAAAATTATCTGAACATGAACTTCTCTATAGTCCTTCAAGATCTTCTAATGCTAGTGCAACCACTATGTATTCCTTAATGCCCCCTCCTAGCCCGGATTCTCCTTGGACTCTTTCCCCTTTACAAACACCATCTCCCTCTCTCCTCTACCACTGCATCGCGTCCCTTCATCGCCCCGAAGGCACAATTTATTCCATCGCCATTGCAAAAGGTATTGTCTTCACTGGCTCAGAGAGTAGCCGGATACGTGCATGGCGACAGCCGGATTGTATCGAGAGAGGGTACCTCAAGGCAACTTCTGGTGATGTTAGGGCAATTTTGGTCTATGGTAACATGCTCTTTACTTCACATAAAGACCACAAAATCCGGATATGGAACGTGAATGCATCCGATAATTTCCGAGGCAAGAAAATCATAACCCTACCTAAGTCCAATTATTCATTTCTCAAATTTCCTAGGTCAAGTAGTAGCAATCAACATAAAGATTGCATTTCTTGCATGGCTTATTACCACGCAGAAGGGCTTTTATACACAGGATCATGGGATAAAACAGTCAAGACATGGAGAATCTCAGATAATCGATGCGTGGACTCGTTCTTGGCTCATGAAGATAATGTCAACTCAATTGTTGTAAATCAAGAAGATGGTTGTGTTTTTACATGTTCATCCGATGGTTCAATAAAAATTTGGAGAAGAGTATATGGACAAAACTCTCATACTCTTACAATGACACTAAAATTCCAACCTTCACCTGTTAATGCATTAGCCCTAAGCACTTCACTAAATTCTTGTTTTCTCTACTCTGGATCCTCGGATGGATTCATAAATTTTTGGGAAAAGGAGAAAACTTCTGGTAGATTTAACCATGGAGGATTCTTGCAAGGGCATAGGTTTTCAGTCCTTTGTTTGGTTGCAATAGAGAAATTGATAATTAGTGGCTCAGAGGATACAACAATTAGGGTTTGGAGAAGAGAAGAAGGGAGTTGTTTTCATGAGTGTCTTGCTGTGTTAGATGCACATAGAGGTCCAGTTAAGTGTTTGGCTGCTAATTTGGAAATTGACAAAGTTGTAATAGGATTTTTGGTTTATAGTGCTAGTTTGGATCAAACTTTTAAAGTTTGGAGAATTAAGGTTATGCCTGATGAGAATAAAGTTAATATTTCCTCTGAGGAAAATCATCAGCAGAATGGTGAAAATAAAATGAAGACGATGGACTATGAGTTAAATCCTGTTTTATCTCCTTCTTGGGTAGAGAAGAAACTACAAGGGAGCCATCATTTTCactag